The following nucleotide sequence is from Bactrocera oleae isolate idBacOlea1 chromosome 2, idBacOlea1, whole genome shotgun sequence.
TTACAAGCAAACGGTGAAGCATTAGatgaaatacaattaacaaaTCTTCGTGAAATGGCAGCAAAACGATTTAATGGACACGAGCAGCTGCGAAATCTCGTTTTGACGGAAAGCATCGATCTCCGAGTATTTTCCAAGAAGGTGACTTAGTCTTAGCTGAAAATGAACCACCGAGCACAGGCACGTCAAGAAAACTCGAGCTACGATTCAAAGGACCGTTTGTAGTTACCAAAGTTCTTGATCACGACCGTTATGTGGTCGAAGATCTTCCCCAAACTAGACGAACTAGAAAACATTAGTTAAAACGCTGGTGTCAGATACCAGAAGACGACGatcaagaagaagaagatatcGACAATAACGAATTGAGCGAGGTCGCTCAAATTGGTCAGGAAAGGCCGACTGTAAATGAATGACCACCCTGTGGCAAATCGATGATCCATCCAGCAGTCAGTATTCAGCATTCAGCAATCATCATAAAACATCGACATCCTGATAAAAACGTTTCTTTAACAAGCACCgcttatttttgttctttttatatatataaataaatatatctcaatcaAGGAAGTTAAAAATTCATAGCCTTTTAACATTTAATCGATTGGACTtcagattaaattaaaaaaattttaatttccttacTAATTAgttcaacaaaacaaaaaaaacacaaaacatatCACTcctatattaaaacttttaacgGAAGTGCACACCTCGACATTAATGTGACAATTACATAGGGTGATCCAAGTAAAGGTAATTTGCCAAGTATAAGCCTTTTTTGtcagatcacgcgtgagtcgtcTCAAgttgtcatattatatttgttcaATATTGTTTGGAATTTCATCATTAAAAAACTAAAGCCTGAACAGCGTTCACAAATGGTTCAACTTTATTACTAAAATTCACTTTATGTAAAGAATGCGTTTCGCGAGTTTTGGTTCTTCGAGCGgaggagaaaataaaaatgccgaCGATGTTATTTCtgtgacattatattttattctcttcgtttttttcaaataattttttgcttatataattactaaagtgattacaattttcttaatatatttcttagtttttttattttttattattggaggaaatacaatatttgttaaatataatcTTATTTTCTATTGAATGCAAACAAACATGATTGTGTGGTTTACCCGATAATGTCTGGGGGTTCCTTACAGTCAAACATAAGGAccaaaacatgtttgtatgcatttgcattattttcttttgttctttatctctacttgtaatctttacttgtttttctttaatcttttatttttaccaatttacaatattttgttgtgtggtGTCTGGTTGGGGTGATAGTGGACACATAACTCCTCCGCATCTTAATGGAAAACTCTCCTGAGTTTGAATagtattgtttttcttttttttaattttataagatattaaaattattattataatcacaATAAAACTTAAAGTTGATATTCCAATATGAGAgatatttttgtgatattttaattcattaattttttttaaattttcttcgtttttaaaaacaaggtcgttaattgtaattttattagtGAAATTGTGAGTATCATAGTTTGGATAATAAAATCTTTGATTGTATGATGTTTTAGTATTTGAGAATGTTTGGTATAGGATCTTAATTGTGCAGTTATTATAATGAATCAATGTAGtgtttttcaacttaatttttctGTTGTCGCAATTCTGGTTTAGTTCTAtgccatttgcattttttattaaaatagtttcaccatcaatttgaaaaatttctgtaaTGCTATTTTTGATAAGTTCACAATTTAATAAGTAGATGCAATGTTTAGAAATTTGTAGTTCATTGAGGGTTTTAGCTTCTTCGAATTTATAAGTGacatttttgtattcaaaaacattttcaatttctgCTGTATTTGGTATAGgaataatagtttttaattgtTCCGATTGAAATTCTTTTGGGATTTTGATCACGAACATTAacaaatattctttatattccaaggcgcataattttatatattgaagtTTGTTGAGGTCTACAATTTGTGAAGGCGAAGAATAGCTTCATTCCGCCCATCAGTATTACCAGGAAAAGTGAGATTAAAGATTAATGCCCCACACACAGAAGACGTCTCCCTGCGAAGTGCACcgtacaaaacaacaacaacaagttcagTTATATTAAAAGAGGATACATCAACAATGAATCCAGGCGAGCAGCAACCACTTCAGATGACAGCATCGCAAATTATGAAGGAAGCTTCAAGAATAATGGACAATGCCGGCAGAGATTTATCATCGTTCATCAGGGAAGTTCACATGATCCTTCCTTTATTCAACTCCAACCCACCAATGTTGGAATTTGTAACGCAGCGACATGTCAAAACgaaaattaaaggagaagcagCAAGTGTCATCCGGCCTTTAGGACCTACACCAACATGGCAAAAATGAGACAAGAACTTGTAAAGAATTTTGGAGTAAAGGAGTCATACCACACCCTTTACAATCAGGCGATTGTACTACGAAACTATAACGTaagtcaatattttcaaaaattaaaggatattttagataaactaaatttaaaacatgaattcgATAGGATAAAGCCTACAGAATTTTCTCCAATTAACAACGAAagtttaattctaaaaatatttttaaatgggaTACACCCCAACTTAAGCAGTGTAGTGATTAGTAGAAAATTAATACCATTAGAGAGGCTTTTAGCGTTCTTCAAGAGACAGGCTTGCGAATACAATTTGATAAAAgacaaaacaattttcaaaaaaataattatagaaatttttcaaatagaaaTTCTTTGGTCCACAATTTTggcaatttcaataataaacagTATATGCaaaattccaataattttcaatttggaCAAAATCAGCAGAGACAATTTCGTaacaattctaaccaaaatgaCAATTATCAGCAATTTAACTTTGGACAAAGTAGACAAAATAATTCCGAGCAATTTAGCTTTGGACGAAATAGGCAAAATAATTCTCAATAATTTAGaatatataattcagtccaAAGGAGACAAAACCCCCCCGAACCGATGGAAATAGATCACGTTCAAGAACAAGCAAATTTTCGGTTGCCAGCCCAAAACAATCGTTACCGATAATAGAAGtgactataaaaaattaaaaaaattaactgtctTCTTGACACAGGGTCTACAacatcattattgaaatataatgtGTTAAACGATTATGAATGCATTGAGCTTGATAAACCAATACACTTTAGCACcattaatggaaatttttcccTAAATAAAGAGTTAGTCACCCCAACCCCAAacgaattcaatgaaaaaagttatatacattAGAAATTAACTAACATAAAAGATAATAACTTTGATGCTATAATAGGacagaatattttaaaacctattaaagcaataattaatttagaaaagGAGTATGTAGAGATAAAcggcaacaaaattaaatttataaattcaagCCCTTACAATTACGAAGATATTAATATACTTACAGAATGTAAAGAGAATTTGctagatattttatcaaattgtgacatgaatgaagaagaaaagcaaaaattagaaTACATTCTAAAAGCAAATAGCGATTTATTTTTCCAAGAAGGTAAAAACCTTTCTCATACTCATGAAATTCAGCACGAaattgtaacaaaaacaaatagacaaacttataataaaatttatagatatCCCCAAATTCATGAAGAAGAAATTAGTAGACAGATGAACGAGATGTTACGCCAAGGCATAATTAAAGAAAGTAATTCCCCGTACAACTCGCCTCTTTGGATTGTACCGAAAAAGAAAGACAATTCAATGAAGAAAAAATGGAGAATAGTTATTGACTGCAGGAAGCTAAACGAAGTCACTATAGATGACAAATTTCCAATACCCCATATAGAAACAATACTCAGCAAACTTGGTAGAGCTCAGTATTTTACAACATTAGATCTTGCAAAAGGTTTTCATCAGgtattaataaaagaagaagacCAAAAACAGCTTTCTCTACACCCCAAGGACACTTTGAATTTATAAGAATTTCGCTTTGGACTAAAGAATGCACCAGCAACTTTCCAACGTCTAATGAATTTAGTTCTTAGGGAATATATCAACAAGATATGTGTAGTTTATTTAGACGACATCTTAATTTTTAGTTCAAGTATTGAAGAACATACCCAAAatgtcaacaaaatattttcagcattaagaaaacataatttaaagatTCAGGTAGAAAACAACTGAATTTCTAGGTCACACTTTAACAACAGAAGGGATACAAccaaatttaagcaaaatcgaaaacatacaaaaactaaagttGCCTACTACATCAAAGCAAATTAAATCATTCCTAGGTATAACAggttattatagaaaatttttaagaCATTACGCTAAAGTAGCACAtggtttaacaaaatatttaaaaaaggatattaaaataaacactcACGATCCTCAGTACATATCATcctttgaaaaacttaaaaatgtaTTAGTAAGCCCACCAATATTGAAATATCCAgactttaacaaaaaatttggcatttcAACTGATGCAACTGACTTTGCAATTGGCGCAGTATTAACCCAGGAGAGTCACCCTATAAGCTATGCTAGTCGAACACTTAACAAACACGAAAGACGTTATTCCACTACAGAAAAAGAGCTACTAGCTATTGTCTGGGCAGTGACATATTATAGACCATACATTTACGGCAGAACACTTGATCTCTCACCAATCACTTAAGTggtttcaaataaaaaacaagggaAAAGAAATTAACCCAAGATTGCAAAGATGGTTAATTAAAATAGGTgaatacaatattaatataaattacgtGAAAGGAAATGAAAATAACGTAGCCGATTTCCTTAGTAGAATAGATAGTAACACAGGCGAGATTCATTCATTGGAAGAAGACAACATAAGCACAAATGCTACAATCCACTCTCAAGAGGAGGAACTAAATGatcattttccaattttacatACTATTGTAATCGATTCAATACACAAATCATTTTAACAAAAAGGAAAACTATGGAATCTGAAGAACTAGGCAAcacgaagaaaatttttattagcgcagcagatataaaaaataataatttcatagatCTTTGTCGTAGGCACATAAATAGTGGAAAAGTCGGTATTTTTTCTTACTTAACCGGTAATCAGTACAATATAGTTCAGCAAAagcttattcaaatattttatagacaGGTAAAGTTTTTTAGATGTGAATTCCATGCTAAAGATATGAAGaacaagtttataaaaaaattgctcaATATCATAAAAATGAAACAGGTCATGCAGATATTAATGAAAGttatgaaaaattgaaaaaactaatatactggaaaaatttgaaagttttgattcaataatatataaataattgcgaTGTTTGCAATAGAGCAAAATATGATAGAAAAcctttaaaaccaaaatttcaattaacaaAAACCCCATCAGATATAAATGAAATAGTTCACGcaggtatatacataaataaaaaatgttactttCTTACTTTTATAGACAATTTTGCGAAATTTGCTATGGCATTTCAGCTAGAAGATAGAAACAGTATAACTATTATAGAAAAGCTTAGACTCGTCTTTTCTATCAAAGGGAGACCCAGAAAGTTAATATTAGATAATGAATTCAACTCAATTAacataaaagatttttttaggaAAGAAGAAATAGAAGTTAATTTTACAAAACCAAACAGTCATACTAGGAATTGAGATATCGAAAGATTTCATAATACTCTCTCCGAAAAAATTAGAGTcctagaaattgaaaaattaagccTTTCGACAGCGAAAAAGTATTTCAAAGCATAGAATGGTACAACAAATCTTATCATTCTACAATTAAAACCACACCCCCTTATAAATGgaaaaactgataaaaatttgattaaagaCACTATTCAGAAGACTAAAGAAAAATGCATAGGAAaactaaatagaaaaaattataaacggtTCGGCACAAATACGAACCAAGATATAGAAAATTGCCTTTAGATAATATTCACCCGACAAATATTAAAcgtccaaataattttttaggtcAAATACATCTTCAAAATAACATTGATGATAGCAATCGTAATAATTTGTAATGCAGCCACACTGGAAGTACATCAAATATCACCAACACTAAACAGATTGCTACGTCATCAGACCTCGTAATTCACATAATTGACCCTCTTGAAATTCTTTACAtactaaataatataacaaaaatctcGCAAACATATTCACATCTACATTACTACACCCTATCCAATGAAACTGAAATCTTGAGAGGTAAAATCAAAACATTAATCCCAAAAAAAGAAATTAGTAcaaacaagcaaggaagggctaagttcggatgtaaccgaacattttatactctcgcaaagtcaaatggtatactcgtttgagatttcgttgtggattggctgatattttcggtagaaggtcaactataggcactggggtccacatatttagtacttagggcttgaacagttttggttcgatttagacaattttttatcacaaggtggcatacattaaacgtattatttacgcaaagttttatcccgatacagtcattgttgcctgatttgcatagtggaaagtgaaagaatcagatggaatttaaaatggtgttatatgggaagtaggtgtggttctagtccgatttcgcccattttcgccgtatgacatagaaacatgaaaagaacgttagccaccgaatttggttgaaatcggttaagcagatcccaagatatgggttttcacataaattgggcggtgccacgcccactgtctaattttgaacgcggttcctacaaagtcatctcataccatcccagagataaaatttaatgtctctggcgtgtttagtgcttgatttatcgcgctttaagtagtttttaacagtaccgttatatggggagtgggcggagttgccacccgattttaactattttgacactgtaggtagaggttctaaaaacatttgctaccagtgaagtttgttattatagcattagcggtttaggagatatgcacattaatcctattagaggcgggaccacgcccacttttttaaaaaagttttaactgcagatgcccctccctaatgtgatcctgtgtaccaaataacagtcttgtatcttattgcggagcttagttatggcaagttatttgtttttgattaatggcgttttgtgggcgtggcagtggtccgattacgcccatctgcaataccaaccgtctcacggtatcaagaaacatgtctaccaagtttcataaaggtatctaaatttttactcaagttagagcttgcacagacagacggacggacggacagacagtcacccggatttcaactcgtctcttcatcctgatcatttatatgtatataaccctatatctaactcgattagttttaggtgatacaaacaaccgttaggtgaacaaaactattatactctgtagcaacatgttgcgagagtataaaaattatgtaatataatatagtgttattatattaatttgtatataatatttacaatattaaacataaagttttgtagagattcttatacatatatccaaattatatttcttttttccttatactatttaatttctatcatatacaatatttatacaataatgtcatataataacaaattatatacagctgtgttcacaaaaatagcagtgcgagatatgcaatcaagtaatgtttttttttcaagttccgttacgattattccaacttctacgcattgttgttgtagaatggaatgtgtataaggaagaaacgaaaaaatcccGTTAGATTTGCGAGATTTCAGCAAAAGAACAACTCTTTTTGCTAGAAGCACCGGTCTTtggctgttcattaaaatagcagtgcgtatcttgatatgcctaaaaaattttgttaagacgtttaattgataaaaagtaagtggttttgtgttagtgcctattattaacattagaaaacactaaaataaatttatattttttaacttagtgggcaggggcaaacattgtactcctgaaaaaagaaatattataatgcAACGAAGAAACCtgggaaaaacatataaagacatctaagaaatatgtggatgttcatctaaaatgattcataatgctttaagctttaaaaaaaatgcccGAAAATCGTGGTATCCAACGTAAAACCACGCCTCATGAGGACCGATCTATTGTGCGATATAGCAGGGCGCAGCCTTTTGCATCGTCCAGCAAGATAAAAAATGACTTAAGCTTGAATGTTAGTGACGTTACTATTCGGCGACGtcttaaagaacaaaatctcaaagcgtgccatccacgaaaagttccactgttagccaccagacatgtcaaagcacgtttggagttcgccaaaagtcaccttaattggcccattacaaagtggcgaaatattttatggagtgacgaaagtaaaattgtgttatttggtgGAAAGGGCTCTAGACAATATGTCAGACGTCCACCTAACACAGAGTACGATCCTAAGTACACTTTGAAGACAGTTAAACACGGCGGATTGAGTATTATGTATGGGCATGTTTTTCTTACAGTGGAGTGGGTACTATATTTATGATTGATGGGATCATGGATCGATctgtatatgttaacatataagaaaatgttatgtttccttATGCCAATTGGGAAATGCCACTATAATGGACgtttcaacaagataacgacctcaaacatacaagcaaactggtcaaaagctggatggcatcaaagcggatcgatcttatgtcatggcctgcgcagtctccggatttaaatccaattgaaaacctatggggagatgttaaacgatatgttgcaaatgcaaatccaaCATCTCGATTACAGCTTTGGGAGGTTGTTCAAAAATCATGGGAGCGGATCCCTGTCAAGCGCTGCCAGGACTTGGTGGATTCTGTGCCTCGTAGATGCCAggccgtaataaaaaataatgggtacACGACTAAGTACTAAGCCAAGCAaacatattaaaatagttttttggagttcaacaatgtttttttcaactaattccactgttttcactactcactgctatttttatgaacagctgTCAACAGCACTTTTgcgtttaaattaataatgtaaaaaaaattaaaaacaatttgaataataaattgatttgtttttgtttaaaataatcacaaagttaaaacaaaattaaatttgtgtacattcatatactatatataaaattaagtttaaagttgcagctcatgagcactgctatttttatgaacacagctgtatataatttaaattttcttaattagattatttacatatttttttcaaaattgccttaaaaactactgtcaaaattcctataccattccaattcgattatatttgggggaaaaaaatgaagaactattgtactaagtctgaaaactttagttcgaaatagagacacaaatactctcataatagctgtgtactgtctcaaaggTAACTgaatttacacgggaaggatccatgtttgaaaatgcccaatcaatttgtgtaccggcaggtgtagttgaatattctgtaccaagcagggaactaaagtttttttcttggagcagatttcttattgcagtccctgtagacattaaacaagtgttaaaatctccaacaattagcacattttgattgcataactcagaagtaaggacttcctgaagttcttcaattaattgtctgacagagaaagttgaatttctatatagaaccagaatattaatattgaaacatttaaacaaaaccgcttctagaACTTTGCgtcctgaataaattttctttacagcctttgattctatagagcaagcaatactatgctttgcatatattataatgccccgtttgtttctgttggttgtttccgtgctatctatcctcagctcgttaatttgAGTaagtcctggtatatcaaaactttcgcaaggataactccaagtttctacaaaacataaaatatctgaagatagcatcaaacagtcattaatgtgagcgtgaagaatCTTAACATTATGGAGTACAATTttatgtcctgatgttcgggaaatcataaaattaaaagtggttgtcaaagctttatttgtgttcaattccctcagttccctaaatacgggatccgattcagaaaatttgtttggaggaataaaatttcctatgataaaTAAACCTTCTGctgaagtagctcgactacaagcgacatatattgaagctctaggcatactgggtcgagtatgaactacaactttattatatgtggcaccctgacttttatgaatagttattccctcagccggaacaactggaaactgatttctttcaattgaaatttgttaatttcttttatattgaaaagattttagaactttttcaattggtgtccaagaactttctagaggatgaggcttttttgatcgtgctatcaaaccgaCAGAAGGTTCctaaaatttaatccacagaattgttggaaaagaacaatggaaatcaatttgcataagttgtccagctgccccattaaccaagccatcacacgtgtttatgttcactgtaatcatatatttgtcggaggtttttagtgtcaattcatagggcagtccctgcgcttcagaagttttgaaaagtttaactctttccaaaatattatcattttcatttataccaattcctttaactgagtcttttgcagttgaaaggaaagcttctgttgggattcgacagagcttaagggcattgaaattatttgtctcttcattggaccaaaataaatgtatggcatcatcgggaacttcttcgaaattaactactcgagtttcaacgagtgatatgtcctcatttgtcatagtaccagatgccatatgatttaacgcaattgcaaaggcctgatccttccgttgtctcattatctctgttaattcaaagtatttaaataactcccacaaaggggaaccaactaaagtgctgtatgcatcattgggattaggagagaatatccacctatctccaacaggtgagagttgcttcaaatcaccaaacactatgatcgatataacaccgaaggggctgtctgtctctcgcatcaacagagctaaacatacgagcacctaccatcgatatttcatcaattatgattaattttaaatcgataagtctagaatacaatgaattcacagtgtcattgctaagtggcctcaactctctattcaactgattaacaggtaaagagaatattgaatgaagggtcattccacctattccgaatgctgctttactcgtaggtgcgcaaagaagaacttttaaggaacttggattggatccaggtgtagaattgtaacgatggttaagagcttgcctgcaccgccgccaatgaactcataaaatgggagatttgtttttaggtggtgcatcaaatgtgtcaaataggttctttgtatagtatttagactttgaactaaagaaaataattcctcaactggaattaaaaggggtagtttaataagtctaatattgcaatcagattcagtgccattatctgttgaatcttcgccatgcaagtccagcaaatttatatttgggtttatttctggaagtgccaacactctgaactcattttccacgataagtagttcattttgagcaccttcgttcaagtctatttcattataaagactttctagaacattttcaagttctctttgctcaaaaacatcatattttctttgattttcctcaattataatacgatgtgttatgcaagtccgctcattatcgttttcaatgagatcttgctgttcattccgccaaggatagtaaagcattaacatatcgcggaaatactcaactctggccaaaccGCTACcttctttaagaggcatgacaaccccgctttctggtaaattatcgtcttccctctcttcttcttcatgatcactatcttgtgctcttctactagatttaaaatatttatacctagatgcaaaatcagctaaacaaaaagtttctaactgatcggatctttgaacataacggtctaaaataccagctacgaatatttcagtcgaacctgaagaaaggttctgaagttccgctctaggttttaccattcgaacacgttcctcaggtcgagaggtatttataaatatttctgcattacttgcttccgaaagatggagcccaatgcagcaatatactgcttcttgtgcagatatttctgtgcctgatataaatttatgacctatatgtttaagtttttgcttaatagtataatttccagcatttacctctgatatagcttcatttaagagcctagaaattcccctgttagacttgttaatataattaattatatatgaacagcaagcatatgcatccagtatatattggatatccatatttgctctatggagttccaaaatcagaggattaggtataagcgtttataaaacgatcctgtaattttctttttagaaaggttttgttaaacttgacctaagggctaacaaatagtcatcaaatgacatatttattctactatcagacaggaagtgtttaaaatcgtttaaattagaaatgtcttctgtagtcatatttgaatttaaaacgttttgaattttgaaaaagttttccttgtgtctttctgaattttgatttgtttctgtaagaggtaacagtatttgcgttgaaggcattggtggatatggtataccaaaacgacaaaactgttgtcctcttattttcctagtacaagaccgactgtggttatgcttttgataacccaaataattttctaagtggcgaatcgaaccgtcggtagaaatataattgtcaataaaactaatgacatcagggaatgtctgaggatcttgaaggttgatcctgggagcattattaagccaatacatgccatgtacatgcggggaacctctctgttgaaactccactctccagtagaaatttgtaacaaaatgctctccaaaaatgccggcgttaacTTTagaaagcttaagaatttgtcgatagcggtagtcaaaatgtctagca
It contains:
- the LOC138856372 gene encoding uncharacterized protein, whose product is MICTEDHLNKLQYIKLCALEYKEYLLMFVIKIPKEFQSEQLKTIIPIPNTAEIENVFEYKNVTYKFEEAKTLNELQISKHCIYLLNCELIKNSITEIFQIDGETILIKNANGIELNQNCDNRKIKLKNTTLIHYNNCTIKILYQTFSNTKTSYNQRFYYPNYDTHNFTNKITINDLVFKNEENLKKINELKYHKNISHIGISTLSFIVIIIIILISYKIKKKKNNTIQTQESFPLRCGGVMCPLSPQPDTTQQNIVNW